A genomic region of Carassius carassius chromosome 27, fCarCar2.1, whole genome shotgun sequence contains the following coding sequences:
- the faslg gene encoding tumor necrosis factor ligand superfamily member 6 isoform X1, whose product MSSHSGHPSRPVFMVDSDRGHPKQHRYYHQQMSRHAEPQLVPCWTFPPARTEMKRRGWGGMNAGMAWVLTLILLMVFAALGLGAYQIQRLQTEVQQLSQQGMPAQMQSIAPQRQVGLNPAELNRNKQKSAAHLIGRAEQSTSSGILKWEAKYGEAFTEGIKYINGGLQVNETGLYFVYSRVEFFSHRCHPKDFYVHKMHLQRNSHNRTIMEDHREGFCSAVSGQSWMTGSHIASLQHLKESDWLFVSVSHPNLLSKNYHSNYFGLFKIH is encoded by the exons ATGAGCAGTCACTCTGGCCACCCGTCCCGGCCGGTGTTCATGGTGGATTCTGACAGAGGTCACCCTAAACAACATCGTTATTACCATCAGCAGATGTCCAGACATGCAGAGCCACAGCTGGTGCCTTGCTGGACGTTCCCCCCTGCCCGAACTGAGATGAAGAGAAGGGGCTGGGGGGGAATGAATGCTGGGATGGCTTGGGTACTCACACTGATACTCCTGATGGTTTTTGCAGCCCTGGGACTGGGAGCCTATCAGATCCAGAGGTTACAGACTGAAGTGCAACAGCTGTCACA GCAGGGAATGCCCGCACAAATGCAGAGCATCGCTCCACAGAGACAAGTTG GCCTGAATCCTGCTGAGCTGAACAGGAACAAACAAAAATCTGCTGCACACTTGATAG GCCGTGCAGAACAGAGCACATCATCTGGTATTCTGAAGTGGGAAGCAAAATACGGCGAGGCCTTCACAGAAGGCATCAAGTACATCAACGGCGGCCTTCAGGTCAACGAGACCGGTTTGTACTTCGTTTACTCCCGCGTGGAGTTTTTCTCACACAGATGCCACCCCAAAGACTTTTACGTTCACAAAATGCATCTGCAGAGAAACAGCCACAACCGGACAATCATGGAAGATCACCGAGAGGGCTTCTGTTCTGCAGTGAGCGGACAGTCGTGGATGACCGGGAGTCACATAGCCTCGCTTCAGCATCTCAAGGAATCCGACTGGCTGTTTGTCAGTGTCTCACACCCCAATCTACTCAGCAAAAATTATCACAGCAACTATTTTGGCCTGTTCAAGATCCACTGA
- the faslg gene encoding tumor necrosis factor ligand superfamily member 6 isoform X2, which produces MSSHSGHPSRPVFMVDSDRGHPKQHRYYHQQMSRHAEPQLVPCWTFPPARTEMKRRGWGGMNAGMAWVLTLILLMVFAALGLGAYQIQRLQTEVQQLSQGMPAQMQSIAPQRQVGLNPAELNRNKQKSAAHLIGRAEQSTSSGILKWEAKYGEAFTEGIKYINGGLQVNETGLYFVYSRVEFFSHRCHPKDFYVHKMHLQRNSHNRTIMEDHREGFCSAVSGQSWMTGSHIASLQHLKESDWLFVSVSHPNLLSKNYHSNYFGLFKIH; this is translated from the exons ATGAGCAGTCACTCTGGCCACCCGTCCCGGCCGGTGTTCATGGTGGATTCTGACAGAGGTCACCCTAAACAACATCGTTATTACCATCAGCAGATGTCCAGACATGCAGAGCCACAGCTGGTGCCTTGCTGGACGTTCCCCCCTGCCCGAACTGAGATGAAGAGAAGGGGCTGGGGGGGAATGAATGCTGGGATGGCTTGGGTACTCACACTGATACTCCTGATGGTTTTTGCAGCCCTGGGACTGGGAGCCTATCAGATCCAGAGGTTACAGACTGAAGTGCAACAGCTGTCACAG GGAATGCCCGCACAAATGCAGAGCATCGCTCCACAGAGACAAGTTG GCCTGAATCCTGCTGAGCTGAACAGGAACAAACAAAAATCTGCTGCACACTTGATAG GCCGTGCAGAACAGAGCACATCATCTGGTATTCTGAAGTGGGAAGCAAAATACGGCGAGGCCTTCACAGAAGGCATCAAGTACATCAACGGCGGCCTTCAGGTCAACGAGACCGGTTTGTACTTCGTTTACTCCCGCGTGGAGTTTTTCTCACACAGATGCCACCCCAAAGACTTTTACGTTCACAAAATGCATCTGCAGAGAAACAGCCACAACCGGACAATCATGGAAGATCACCGAGAGGGCTTCTGTTCTGCAGTGAGCGGACAGTCGTGGATGACCGGGAGTCACATAGCCTCGCTTCAGCATCTCAAGGAATCCGACTGGCTGTTTGTCAGTGTCTCACACCCCAATCTACTCAGCAAAAATTATCACAGCAACTATTTTGGCCTGTTCAAGATCCACTGA